From the genome of Hymenobacter cellulosilyticus, one region includes:
- a CDS encoding DUF1565 domain-containing protein, translating to MKNSLLHAFSTFFLVLLAGVTTAQAQALYVNDGAQTGDVYTTNAGNDATGNGSTTAPFATVAKALASANATTTTIFIDAGRYSERVVLNKNINLQGVDTARTVFDGGLAPSDVQTRETGIFITTTGGTPASPVTIADLKVRAYDYGIQCDNQSNHVNFLFEDVATTENRQFGIYWNGYPNYTENITFRRVRATKTALDPNTRNNGAGRGCSSSTAAKSTF from the coding sequence ATGAAAAACTCCTTACTGCACGCTTTTTCCACCTTTTTCCTGGTTTTGCTTGCGGGTGTGACGACTGCTCAGGCCCAGGCGCTGTACGTGAATGACGGTGCCCAAACCGGCGACGTGTACACAACCAACGCTGGCAACGATGCCACGGGTAATGGCAGCACTACGGCCCCTTTCGCCACCGTAGCCAAGGCTCTAGCCAGCGCCAACGCCACCACAACGACCATTTTCATCGACGCAGGCAGATACTCGGAGCGGGTAGTGCTTAACAAGAACATCAACCTGCAGGGCGTGGATACGGCCCGCACCGTATTCGATGGGGGCTTGGCGCCCAGCGACGTGCAGACCCGGGAAACCGGTATTTTCATTACTACTACCGGGGGCACGCCCGCCAGCCCCGTTACCATTGCCGACCTGAAAGTGCGGGCTTACGACTACGGCATTCAGTGCGACAACCAAAGCAACCACGTCAACTTTTTGTTTGAGGACGTAGCTACCACCGAAAACCGGCAGTTTGGCATATACTGGAACGGCTACCCCAATTACACCGAGAACATCACCTTCCGGCGGGTGCGGGCCACCAAAACGGCCCTGGACCCGAACACGCGCAACAATGGCGCCGGCCGGGGCTGTTCATCGTCAACGGCAGCAAAATCAACATTCTGA
- a CDS encoding cupin domain-containing protein gives MADTSITKIDSRFSPKGKDGEKYLASGIHVAMRLWENEEPAEAKEAVARPYETVGYVISGKAELHIEGQVVLLEPGNSWVVPKESSHSYKILETFTAVEATTPPAQVHGREDA, from the coding sequence ATGGCTGATACGTCCATCACCAAAATCGATTCACGGTTTTCTCCCAAAGGCAAAGACGGCGAAAAATACCTGGCTTCCGGCATTCACGTAGCCATGCGGCTCTGGGAAAATGAAGAGCCCGCCGAGGCGAAAGAAGCAGTGGCCCGCCCCTACGAAACAGTAGGGTATGTTATCAGCGGCAAAGCGGAGCTGCACATTGAGGGCCAGGTGGTGCTCCTGGAGCCCGGCAACTCGTGGGTAGTGCCCAAGGAATCATCTCACAGCTATAAAATTCTGGAAACTTTCACTGCTGTAGAAGCTACCACCCCGCCGGCCCAGGTACATGGGCGCGAAGACGCTTAG